Proteins from a single region of Companilactobacillus farciminis KCTC 3681 = DSM 20184:
- a CDS encoding SLAP domain-containing protein: protein MNKKIKYLGITSAMLLATAPIAAPVINSTTETVVQADTNDVNQSDVNKWLGEIKSTINLTKNSSLITNEEIGTYYVFGSDGLFFMYASDLTPEESMIVNSGDSFFKHFNDNSNGDDTFFNNYQYGVIITATATDNSVSGNLIKDQANELLSEGKSVTFHLSLRHTQPAEAYSWDSFINEPVLGTKDVVINPAKSETSNVKAPGTGISELFESSVNSTVYDDNGKATTITLPKTSVWNVDRQMNINGTIFYRVANNEWVKKDDGLAVTLNETTVNTNKQASLYTSQGKKVTNRALAKNTPWYSDRMATINGQTMYRVATDEWVMADDIK from the coding sequence ATGAATAAAAAAATTAAATACTTAGGTATTACTTCTGCAATGCTTTTAGCAACAGCACCGATTGCCGCACCAGTTATTAATTCAACTACGGAAACCGTTGTCCAGGCTGATACAAATGATGTTAATCAATCAGATGTTAATAAATGGTTAGGCGAAATCAAAAGTACGATTAACTTAACAAAAAATAGTTCATTAATAACAAATGAGGAAATAGGAACGTATTATGTATTCGGATCGGATGGATTATTTTTCATGTATGCCAGTGATTTAACTCCTGAGGAATCAATGATAGTAAATTCAGGGGACAGTTTCTTTAAACATTTTAATGATAATAGTAACGGAGATGACACTTTCTTTAATAATTATCAATATGGGGTGATTATTACCGCAACGGCTACCGATAATAGTGTTTCTGGTAATTTAATCAAAGATCAAGCTAATGAATTATTATCGGAAGGTAAATCTGTGACATTTCATTTGAGTTTAAGACATACTCAACCAGCAGAGGCATATTCATGGGATAGTTTTATCAATGAACCCGTATTAGGAACAAAAGATGTTGTTATAAATCCTGCTAAATCAGAAACTTCAAATGTCAAGGCTCCAGGAACTGGAATCTCAGAATTATTTGAATCCTCAGTAAATTCAACTGTTTATGACGATAATGGAAAAGCCACAACAATCACTTTGCCAAAAACTTCTGTTTGGAATGTAGATAGACAAATGAATATTAATGGAACTATTTTTTATCGTGTAGCTAATAATGAATGGGTAAAAAAAGATGATGGATTAGCTGTAACTCTAAATGAGACTACTGTAAATACTAATAAGCAAGCTTCACTTTATACTTCACAGGGTAAAAAAGTAACTAATAGAGCTTTAGCCAAAAATACCCCTTGGTATTCAGATCGAATGGCTACAATTAATGGTCAAACAATGTATCGTGTTGCAACAGACGAATGGGTTATGGCAGACGATATTAAATAA
- a CDS encoding SLAP domain-containing protein, whose product MKKFAKYMGITVLTLLAVGPIAMPTINTESEMTVEAADNNVKSYGDFNIDVANNGPAYLYFYAKAGNNEVKVGTKSLVYADKIGEISTVDAPVLDGYVPNYNKVSFLRTPTGYSLLTNLYYTKNDASSVTSIQAPASSVALTFELFDDSAVYDNNGMATSTTLPGASSWSVDKEMTINGITYYHVGGNEWLKGSDGLEIHIRDNIVDTVKLTDLYTIKGKKITNRALGAYTKWYSDRYATINGVTYYRVATNEWVHPY is encoded by the coding sequence ATGAAAAAATTCGCTAAATACATGGGGATTACGGTTTTAACTTTATTAGCCGTTGGACCAATAGCGATGCCAACCATTAATACTGAGTCTGAAATGACCGTTGAAGCCGCAGATAATAATGTGAAGAGTTATGGTGATTTTAATATTGACGTAGCTAATAATGGTCCGGCTTATTTATATTTTTATGCTAAGGCCGGGAATAATGAAGTTAAAGTTGGAACAAAAAGTTTGGTTTATGCGGATAAGATTGGGGAAATTTCTACCGTTGATGCGCCTGTATTGGATGGTTATGTTCCCAACTACAATAAGGTTTCATTTCTAAGAACGCCGACAGGATATTCGCTATTAACAAATCTTTATTATACGAAAAATGATGCAAGTAGTGTTACTTCTATTCAGGCTCCGGCAAGTTCAGTTGCTTTAACTTTTGAACTTTTTGATGATTCAGCAGTTTACGATAACAATGGGATGGCAACGTCCACAACTTTACCGGGAGCTTCATCTTGGAGCGTTGATAAAGAAATGACTATTAATGGTATTACATATTACCATGTTGGTGGTAATGAATGGCTTAAAGGTAGTGATGGACTAGAAATTCATATAAGAGACAATATTGTTGATACTGTTAAATTGACGGATTTGTATACTATTAAAGGTAAAAAAATCACGAATCGTGCTTTAGGAGCATACACTAAATGGTATTCGGATAGATACGCAACAATTAATGGTGTTACATATTATAGAGTTGCTACTAATGAATGGGTACATCCTTATTAA
- the yjeM gene encoding glutamate/gamma-aminobutyrate family transporter YjeM, translated as MNDGNSPKKTITLFSLIMMIFTAIFGFANTTVAYEQMGLASIVWYVFAAVFFFLPVGFMMAEYGSAFNEAKGGIYSWIDGAVGPKWAFIGTFMWLASWEVWLVSTSSKVWIPLSTTFAGHDTTQTWGMFGLSATQVIGVLAVLWIIFVTFTASQGIEKITKVSNFGGIMMILLQVIFFVLSLAVLFMSGFHTAEPIQGLDTFIHSANPAFASPLGMVSFIVYAIFAYGGMESVGGVTDSMKNPKRDFPRGVLISAIVITVLYSLTILFWAMSANWNSVIAKGDVNLGNITYVMMSNLGYQFGIHTGMGSAAAITLGEWLARFTGFDMFILYMGSFFVLIYSPLKSFVLGTPKDFWPEKVTKLNKHGMPAYAMWMQAIVVIVLILIVDMGGKNAKALYNVLTLMANVSTTVPYLFLVGAYPFFNMNKDIEKPYLFYKNKKAMWTVSIIVFLVLAFAIIFTLLQPLMEGAYTDALWTVLGPVVFGLTGFTLYYRYEHKVKKANLSMDTED; from the coding sequence ATGAATGATGGTAATTCGCCGAAGAAAACAATCACGTTATTTAGTTTGATAATGATGATTTTCACGGCTATTTTTGGATTCGCTAATACAACTGTTGCGTATGAGCAGATGGGATTAGCAAGTATCGTTTGGTATGTTTTTGCCGCTGTCTTCTTCTTCCTTCCAGTAGGATTTATGATGGCAGAGTATGGTTCCGCTTTTAATGAAGCAAAAGGTGGAATTTATTCTTGGATCGATGGGGCCGTTGGACCTAAATGGGCCTTTATCGGTACCTTCATGTGGCTAGCTTCATGGGAAGTTTGGCTAGTCTCCACTTCTTCAAAAGTTTGGATTCCATTGTCTACGACCTTTGCTGGACACGATACAACCCAAACTTGGGGAATGTTTGGTTTAAGTGCTACACAAGTTATTGGTGTTTTAGCTGTTTTGTGGATTATCTTTGTTACATTCACAGCTTCACAAGGTATTGAAAAAATCACTAAGGTTTCAAACTTTGGTGGTATTATGATGATTCTCTTGCAAGTTATCTTCTTCGTGTTAAGTTTGGCAGTTCTATTCATGTCAGGCTTTCACACAGCTGAACCAATTCAAGGCTTAGATACCTTTATCCATTCGGCAAATCCAGCTTTCGCTTCACCACTAGGGATGGTTTCCTTCATCGTTTATGCAATCTTTGCTTACGGTGGTATGGAATCTGTCGGTGGTGTTACTGATAGTATGAAGAATCCTAAGCGTGATTTTCCACGTGGTGTTTTGATTTCGGCTATTGTTATCACAGTACTTTATTCACTAACAATTCTCTTTTGGGCTATGAGTGCCAACTGGAATTCAGTTATTGCCAAAGGGGACGTTAACTTAGGAAATATTACCTATGTTATGATGAGTAACCTTGGTTATCAATTTGGAATTCATACCGGAATGGGCAGTGCAGCAGCTATTACTTTAGGTGAATGGCTCGCACGTTTCACTGGTTTTGATATGTTTATCCTTTACATGGGTTCCTTCTTCGTGTTGATTTATTCACCATTGAAATCATTCGTTTTGGGTACACCAAAAGACTTTTGGCCTGAAAAAGTTACTAAATTAAACAAACATGGTATGCCTGCTTATGCAATGTGGATGCAAGCAATCGTTGTTATCGTATTGATCTTAATTGTCGATATGGGTGGCAAAAACGCCAAAGCTCTATACAATGTTTTGACATTGATGGCTAACGTTTCAACGACTGTTCCATACTTGTTCTTAGTAGGAGCATATCCATTCTTTAACATGAACAAAGACATCGAAAAGCCATACTTGTTCTATAAGAATAAGAAAGCTATGTGGACAGTTTCGATAATCGTCTTCTTAGTATTGGCATTTGCAATTATCTTTACATTGCTACAACCATTAATGGAAGGTGCTTATACTGATGCTCTTTGGACCGTTCTTGGCCCAGTAGTCTTCGGATTAACTGGATTTACACTTTATTATCGTTATGAACATAAAGTTAAAAAAGCTAACCTTTCTATGGATACAGAAGATTAG
- a CDS encoding C69 family dipeptidase, translating into MALVYNKSSLSACTSILIGKKATVDGSTIIGRNEDAMASWPKHFVIHEHKEFTDDQKFVSKANDFQMDLPKIRYKYSATPEWTFKEGLFEEDGFNEYGVGMSATESAYSNQRVLGVDPLDKNGIGEEAMITVVLPYVKTAREGVLRLGKIIEDYGTCETNGVLFSDKDEVWYFESGSGHYWVAQRIPDDSYAVVANQLAIQEIDFDDPDNFLYRKDIKEFVENNHLNTKPNGFNFREIFGTHDLSDEIYSTPRVWWGQQQFSGKTNESPESEDLAFVKKANRLLSVDDAQDYLASHYQKTPFDPLNKSNDNKKYRPISLAKTQESHVLQIRPNMAPEIACVQWLAMGVASQSVYVPFYMGSTDTPEEYKLGKLPYDSKSAYWTYKLAGVLLDGHYKELGKDFQAKQKDINITLRKKLNDFDKEALSKDDDKLPNYLTEASFEMAKISLDGYKELIAQLITDSTDFSPLNFKTDMNL; encoded by the coding sequence ATGGCTTTAGTTTATAATAAGAGTTCTTTATCTGCTTGTACCAGTATTTTAATTGGTAAAAAAGCAACCGTTGATGGTTCAACTATCATCGGACGTAACGAAGATGCAATGGCTTCATGGCCTAAACATTTCGTTATTCATGAACATAAAGAATTTACTGATGATCAAAAGTTTGTCTCCAAGGCTAATGACTTTCAAATGGACCTACCTAAAATTCGCTATAAATATTCTGCCACTCCTGAATGGACCTTTAAAGAAGGATTATTTGAAGAGGATGGATTTAACGAATACGGAGTAGGGATGAGTGCCACAGAAAGTGCTTATTCCAACCAACGTGTTTTAGGCGTTGATCCTCTTGATAAAAATGGTATTGGTGAAGAGGCCATGATCACAGTAGTTCTACCCTATGTCAAAACCGCTCGGGAAGGTGTTTTACGACTAGGAAAGATTATTGAAGATTATGGAACTTGTGAAACTAACGGGGTACTTTTCTCAGATAAAGATGAAGTTTGGTACTTTGAAAGTGGATCAGGGCATTATTGGGTTGCGCAACGTATCCCCGACGATAGTTACGCAGTTGTCGCCAATCAACTAGCTATTCAAGAAATCGATTTCGATGATCCAGATAATTTCTTATATCGTAAAGATATTAAAGAATTCGTCGAAAATAATCATTTGAATACTAAACCCAACGGTTTTAATTTTAGAGAAATTTTTGGAACACATGATTTATCTGATGAAATATACAGCACACCTCGTGTCTGGTGGGGCCAACAACAGTTTTCGGGAAAAACTAATGAAAGCCCAGAAAGTGAAGATTTAGCTTTTGTCAAAAAAGCAAACCGTTTGTTAAGTGTTGATGATGCTCAAGATTATTTGGCATCGCATTATCAAAAGACTCCATTCGATCCTTTGAACAAGTCTAATGATAATAAGAAATATCGTCCAATTAGTTTAGCTAAAACTCAAGAGTCACACGTCTTACAAATCAGACCTAATATGGCTCCTGAGATTGCTTGCGTTCAATGGTTAGCAATGGGTGTAGCTTCTCAAAGCGTTTATGTACCATTCTATATGGGAAGCACTGATACACCTGAAGAATACAAACTCGGGAAATTACCATATGATAGCAAGTCAGCTTATTGGACTTATAAATTGGCCGGAGTTTTATTAGATGGTCATTACAAAGAACTTGGAAAAGACTTCCAAGCCAAGCAAAAGGACATCAATATCACGCTTCGCAAGAAGTTAAACGATTTTGATAAAGAGGCCTTGAGCAAAGATGATGATAAATTACCTAATTATTTAACAGAAGCTTCATTTGAAATGGCAAAAATTTCACTTGATGGCTACAAAGAGCTGATTGCTCAATTAATTACGGACTCGACTGATTTTTCACCTCTAAACTTCAAGACAGATATGAATTTATAA